Proteins from a genomic interval of Pseudodesulfovibrio nedwellii:
- a CDS encoding trehalose 6-phosphate synthase — translation MPDITSVALKTLKDFYDLMAATRTVRFKTVASLLDGNCVVDEAAASLSHALESLEAVPEEDGKKILSLDGTRTIALDMEYEINEMRKDIFYLEEGEETFLEFLSDFHSGFDEYVQAGRELLHGLDFNAFITDRDGTINNYCARYLTSIQSIYNSVFLTRFAQNNARRPVILTSAPLDGLIEISVNPESEMYYAASKGRECLDLEGRIRRLPIPRAKQEAMDCLNARLTELTDRPEYQKFTYIGSGLQFKFGQSTVARQDIGTSINAAESDAFFKILEVLVAELDPESKNFRIEDTGLDVEIILTVETSGDGLKDFDKGDGVKFLNSELDLQMYRGPHLICGDTGSDVPMLEAALELTSDVRAIYVTKNEELAKRITGLTRGALIVPEPDMLVTILGTMSPAMR, via the coding sequence ATGCCGGATATCACGTCTGTTGCATTGAAAACGCTTAAGGATTTCTATGATCTTATGGCCGCTACCCGGACGGTGCGGTTCAAGACTGTGGCATCACTTCTGGATGGCAACTGTGTGGTGGACGAGGCCGCGGCATCCTTGAGTCATGCGTTGGAATCTTTGGAAGCCGTTCCTGAAGAGGATGGGAAAAAGATTTTGTCGTTGGATGGGACGCGGACCATTGCGCTTGATATGGAGTATGAAATCAATGAAATGCGGAAGGATATTTTTTATTTGGAAGAGGGGGAGGAAACTTTTTTGGAGTTTCTTTCGGACTTTCACTCCGGATTTGATGAATACGTGCAGGCTGGTCGGGAGTTGCTTCACGGGCTTGATTTCAACGCGTTTATCACTGATCGCGACGGAACTATCAACAATTATTGTGCACGGTATCTGACGTCAATTCAGTCCATTTATAATTCCGTTTTTCTGACACGGTTTGCGCAAAATAATGCTCGTAGGCCGGTAATCCTGACTTCTGCACCACTTGATGGGTTGATTGAAATCAGCGTCAACCCGGAAAGTGAGATGTATTACGCCGCATCCAAGGGACGGGAGTGTCTGGACTTGGAAGGTCGTATTCGCCGGTTACCTATTCCCAGAGCCAAACAAGAGGCCATGGACTGTCTGAATGCGCGTTTAACAGAACTGACAGACCGACCAGAATATCAGAAATTCACCTATATCGGCTCCGGTCTGCAATTTAAATTTGGTCAATCTACCGTGGCTCGGCAGGATATCGGCACGTCGATTAATGCTGCCGAATCAGATGCTTTTTTCAAGATCCTTGAAGTTCTGGTTGCCGAGCTGGACCCGGAGTCGAAAAACTTTCGTATCGAGGATACCGGACTGGATGTGGAGATTATTCTCACTGTGGAAACATCCGGTGATGGTCTCAAGGATTTTGACAAAGGTGACGGTGTAAAATTTCTTAATTCCGAGTTGGATCTCCAGATGTATCGGGGACCGCATCTTATCTGCGGGGATACAGGTTCGGATGTCCCTATGCTGGAAGCCGCTCTGGAACTGACCTCCGACGTCCGAGCTATATACGTCACAAAAAACGAGGAATTGGCCAAACGCATAACCGGGTTGACTCGTGGTGCGTTGATCGTGCCCGAACCGGATATGTTGGTCACCATTTTGGGCACGATGAGCCCTGCTATGCGATAA